A window of Nicotiana sylvestris chromosome 8, ASM39365v2, whole genome shotgun sequence genomic DNA:
ATTCCTTCATCGCTTGCTTTAATAATCATTTTTTCTCAACTATAACCGGAAGGAGTAGTATCGATCTTTTTGTAGGATAAACCAATATGGTGTATCAATAAAATTTGGtttatcccttttttctttttttttgggcaCAAAGTTGGGTGCTAAAAggtaaaatataaatatttttggTTAAAAATAGATAGGCTAAAAAGGGtatcaaagaaagcctaatttTATTCTAAAAATAATGTTGTCTAGAATTTCGCCTTGATAGACATTTGGGGCAAGTTCTAACAGAATTTTATTGATTCTACCTGTTGAAATCATAATGCTTCTCAATTCCAACACTTTCTCAAATTTGGAGATACTCGTTTTTGCcttaacaaaaataaaatcacaaacttGGAATTTATATGGcataaatgaaaaaaattatgttTGAAAAATATGTAAACTTTTACTTTAAAACATTAATATTGTACAAGaacaacaattaaaaataaaataaaagatggatatatatatatatatatatatatatatatatatatatatagagagagagagagagagagagcgagagagagagagataaacTTGAAAGAGTGTGTGACAACACatatttttatatgtaatagaCTGACTAATTTAAGACCTTATCAGTCATTTGGTCCTGGTTTAAATATAAACCAACAAATTTACCTGTGCCAACATTTTGAATTGATTCATTAAATGGTTAATCAACCAGTTACTTAGCCATACCGATCACCATGGAGTTACTCCTGCACAAATGACTTTGTTTTTGTAGAGGCCTTCATGAGATGTTCTGATTGTACAATAACTTGGATATTGATCAGATCAATTGATTAAGCATTTAATTACCCCAATCTATGTCGGGCTTATGAGGCTCCACTGCTTCTCCTTCAATGGCTACAGGTTTTGTATCTTAGTTCTGAGTTTAACGTCGTCAGCTCGACTTATTAATTGTAGAATTCATCAGTCTATCAAAGTAACCGATGGATATTGTTCAAAATGTCTTCCATAGTACAATTTTAGCCTGTGACCATTTACCTTAAACTTGTCTCCTCCATTTTTCTGAATTTCAATTGCCCCGTACGGAGTAACACCTATAACATTGTAAGGATCCGTTCACCTGGATTTTAATTTTCCTGGGAATAACTTGAGTCGGCTATTGTAAAGAAGTACCTGATCTCCAATTTTGAAACTCTTTGGTCGGATCAATTTgtcatttcatatttttgttttttctttaaaaattttagCATTTTCATAGGCTCAAAATCTCAGTTCTTCCAATTCCTTAACCTGAATAAATCACTTTTTACCAGCGGAGGTTAAATCAAAGTTCAGTGCTTTCAATCCCCAAAAAGCTTTATGTTCTAATTCTACGGGcaaatgacaagcttttccaaagaCTAATCTATATGGAGATGTTCCAATTGGCGTTCTGAAAGCCGTTCGGTACgcccataatgcatcatctaATTTTAAAGCCCAGTCTTTTCTTGAGATTCCAACCGTTTGTTCAAGAATTCTTTTTAACTCgcggttggaaacctcaacttgacCTTGAGTTTGAGCATGATATAGTGTTCCTGTTTTGTGAGTCACATTATATTTTGATAGTAGAGCAGAAAATTGCCTATTGATGAAATGAGTTCCTTGGTCACTAATGATGACTCGCGGTATGCCAAAtctggtaaaaatattttttctaagaAAATTACACACTGTACGAGCATCATTCTTTCTTGTAAGGATGGCTTCAACCCATCTTGACACGTAATCCACAACCACAAGGATAAATTCAAAAGAgtgagaagaaggaaaatgacccATAAAATATattccccaaacatcaaatatttcacataccTGTATTGATTGCAGTGGCATCTCATCTCTCTTGGTGATATTACCTGTTCTCTGACACCTGTCACATTGTGCTACATATACTCGGGCATCTTTAAAGAGTGTGGGCCAGAAGAATCTGTCTTCTAAAACTTTAAAAGCTGTTCGATTTGCTGCATAATATCCTCCAATTGCTCCATCATGACAGTGATATAGAATTTTATTCATCTCTTCTTCAGGTACACACCTTCTAATGATATTATCTGCACAATTTTTGAATAAGAAAGGTTCATCCCACAGATAATACTTTGCATCAGATATAAGCTTTTTTCTTTGCTGGTAAGAGAAATCTTGCAGTATCCACTTTCCAACCAAGTAATTCGCGATATCTACAAACCAGGGTGGTTGAGTCACAATTGTGTCAACTGAAAAATATGTTCATCAGGAAATTCTTCTTTTATCTCATTAAACTCAAGGGGAGGGTTTTCTAATCTAGACAaatggtcagctacttggttcttTGTCCCTTTTTTGTCCTTTATCTCAAGGTCAAATTCTTGCAGAAGTAAAATCCATCTTAATAATCTAAGTCGAGCATCTTTCTTAGTTAAGAGGTATTTTAAAGCTGCATGATCAGTAAAAACAATGACTTTGGTTCCTATCAAATAGGAGCGAAACTTATCAAAAGCAAACACTACTGCTAGTAACTCTTTTTCTCTCATGGCATAATTTACTTGTGTCTCACTCAATGTCCTACTAGCATTGTAAATGGGACAAAATTTTTTATCCCCtttttggcctaaaacagctCCAACTGCTGTATCACTAGCATCACATATGACCTCAAAAGGTTGGTTCCAATCAGGGGACACAACTACAGGTGCAATTGATAACTTTTCCTTAAGGGTTTCAAATGCTTTCACACAGTTACCTAAAAAATTAAACTTAGTGTCTTTCATCAAGAGGTTAGTCAGCGATTTTGAAATctttgagaagtcttttatgaatcgtCTGTAAAAACCTGCATAACCTAGAAAACTTCTTTCCTTTCACAGTTGTGGGAGGGGGTAATACTGCTATAAGATTAATTTTTGCCTTATCAACTTCTATCCCTTTAGCATTGATTTTATGTCCTAAAACAATTCCTTCAGTAAtcataaaatgacacttttcccaattaagaactaagtttgtttcttcacatcttttaAGAACTAAGGTCAAATGGTTAAGACACTCCTTATATGTTTTGCCAAATAgtgtaaaatcatccataaaaattTCACGAAATTTGTCAGTCATGTCAGCTAAAATTGCCGACATGCAAcgctgaaatgtagcaggggtGTTGCACAGACCAAATGACATTCTCCTATAAGCATATGTTCCATGAGGGCATGTGAAAGTTGTCTTATCTTGATCTTTTGGTGCAATTGGtatctgattatatcctgaatagcCATCAAGAAAACAGTAAAAACCATATCCTGCAATTCTTTccaacatttgatcaataaatggcaaaggaaaatgatcttttctagtgacATCATTGAGACGTCTGTAATCAATACATACTCTCCATCCTGTAACAGTCCTGGTAGGTATGAgctcattattttcattttttataactgtcatacctcctttatTTGGTACTACCTGAATGGGACTTACCCACGGGCTGTCAGAAATGGGGTATATAATACCTGCTGCCAACAACTTTACGATCTCTTTTTTCACTACTTCCTGCATTGCTGGATTCAATCTTCTTTGCGACTAGACTATTGGCTTGTAGCTATCCTCCATGAGGATTCTGTGTGTACAAATAGCCAGACTAATCCCTTTAATATCTTCTACAGTCCACCCCAAGGCTTCTTTGTGTGCTTTCAATACTTTAATCAAACTATTTTCTTGTTCTGCATTAAGAGAAGATAAAATAATTACTGGAAATAATTCTTGCTCAAGATAAACATATTTCAAATGAGAAGGGAGagttttgagttcaattttttattgaactttttcggatttcatctcttcttcttctgaaTCTTTGTCCAATATTTCAGCTTCTTTTCTGATGATGGGATCATCGTCCTGTGTGGTGCCTGATTTGATCAAGCATCTTTCCATTGAATCTGGAATTAATTGATCATCTTTGAATTCATCTGTAAGATAACTAATCATGTCAATTGAAAAACATGAAGATGATGTTTCATCTCTTGAATATCTtagtatcttttgcatatcaaatATGACTCTTTCTTCATCAACTCTTAAAATTAATTGTCCTTGATGAACATCTATAATTGCTCTTCCTGTAACAAGAAATGGTCTACCTAAAATTATTGGTTCATTAAGATATTCTTTCATTTTAAGTACTATAAAATCTACGGGGAAAACAAACTTATCTACTCTTACGAGTACATTTTCAATTATTCCCTTAGGTTTCTTAGTACTTTGATCTGCAAACTGAAGAGAAACACTTGTGTGTTTTATTTCACCAAGATCTAACTTTTTAAAGATAGAAAATGACATTAGATTTATTGAAGCTCTAGAATCACAAAGTGCTTTTTCAAAATATACTCCTCCCAAAATGCATGGAATTGTAAAACTGCTTGGATCACCAAGTTTTTGtggtagcttattttgaagtatagcaCTGCATTTTTCCGTAAGCGTTACCACAGAAACTTCTtctaattttcttttacttgacaaaatttcctttaaaaatttggCATATGAAGGCATTTGTAACAAAGCATTAGTAAAAGGAATATTGATgtgaatttgttttaaaatctccAAAATTTTTGCAAATTGGTTGTCaagcttttctcttttcatttttttgtggAAAGGGAACATTCACAGGGAGAAGAGtcaatttttcaatatttttttcttcttttttcttgactTCATTCTTTTCAGATGGTTCAGAGAGTATTTAAATATTCTTGCCGTTATTTACATGTTGTTCTGACTGGTCTGCATAGGGTTCATCAAGCTCCTTACCTGACCGTAAGGTGATGGCCTTAAGGTGctcttttgggtttttctctgTATTGCTTGGTAAGGGACCTTGAATCTTTTCTGAAACAAGAGCTGCCAATTGGCTCAACTGTATTTCCAGATTTTTGAGGGATGAATTTTGGCTCTCCATCTTTTCATCAGTGACTTTAATATACTTATACAGAAGATCATCAAGACTTGAATGAGCTTGTTGAGGCCTTTGCTGATAGGGCCCTGCTTGTTGATAAGGTCTAAAGTTTGATTGACCATGGTTTGGATTCTGGTATCCGGGTGGACCCtgtatttgttgcttctggaagCTTTGAGAGTTCTCTGCACCATTTGGATTGCTCCATTGAAATCCTAGATGTTTCTGTGCCATTGGACTTCCAAAAAGATACTGCTTGTAACCGATGACATTGACATGTTCATCATTGTGATTGGTTGCTTGAAATTCGTGGTTCTGATGATTTCCTCCACACATGTCACAAGCCTCAGATTGACTTGGTTGTTATGTATTCACCTGAAAAATTTCAAACTTTTGTGACAAAGAAATAATTTGCTGTGTTAGTGTATTTAAAGCATCAACCTGATTTACTGTAGCGGCCTTCTTGATAATTATATGCTCAGATGGCCATTGGATGACATTCTCAGAAATTTCATTCAACAATTGCAACCTTTCCTCTGTTGTTTTTCCCATTACTGAACCTCCTGCAGCTGCATCTATCATATTTCTAGAAGAGGGTTTTAGCCTgtgataaaaaatatataattgcaTATGTTCAGGAATATCGTAGTGTGGACATTTTCTTAACATTGCTTTTAACCTTTCCCAAGCTTGACAAACTGACTTTGTGTCAGTCTGCAAGAAATTAGATATGTCTTGTCTTAACTTTGTGGTTTTAGCAGGGGAAAAAATAATTGTTTAAAATGTTTTGAGTCATTTGATCCTATGTGGTAATGGAACCTTGTGGCAAACTTCGCAACCAAGTCTTGGCATCTCCTtttaaagagaaagaaaatagccTTAACTTAATAGCTTCAGGAGGTACTCCATTATACTTAGCTAtttcaacaagttccaaaaaGTCAATTAAATGACTGTGTGGATCTTCACTTGCTTCTCCAGTGAAGATGCAAGACTGTTGAATTGTTTGAATCAGGCCAGTCctgatttcaaagttgttggctGCCACTGGAGGTTTTCTGACACTAGATTCACAGTTGAAGCGGTCAGGTCTAGCATATTCCCTTAGGATTCTGTTTGCTGGTCTTGGCGCCACTTCATCAAATTGATCCTCTATTTGGACTGGTGGTGGTACTTCGCGTGGGTTGATATTTTCTACTTCCTGATTCTCCATACCTTCACAAGCTATGCTTTGGGAAGATAATGCTTGTCCTTTCCTGCACAATCGAAGAGATCTTTCAATTTCAGGATTGTAATTGACCAACTCTTTTATAGAAGAGCGGGTCATAAACtactcaaaattctaaaaaaaaataaatgaacTTAACTCCTAAAatggtggtagtagtagtagtacttagaagaaaataattaaaagaaagtgATGAATAACAAGGACAACAAAGATTACAAAGATGACAAAAATAATAAGCGATCAAATAAAAATAGTAGTATgataatgttgttgttgttgttgctattattattattattattattattattattattattattattattattattattattaatagtagtagtagtagcattattattattattattattattattattattattattattattattattaatagtagtagtagtagcagcaacaacaacagtagtagtagtagcagcagaaAAAAAATGGTAAACGAAATCAGTTAGTAGTAACAGTAACTAACGatggaaaataataatataatactaATATAGAATATAGTTACAAGTAGTACTAGTATTAATAATAGTGACTGCTATGCTATAATGATGATAAGAAAGATAAATGATAATAACACTTGTATAAGATGTTAGTACTTTTAATAGTAAAAGTAATAGTAGTAATATTTAGTAAACATTGATAGCAAAGATAATAATACTAATAGTAAGTTCCCAAATTAGTAACAGAATATTTAGTCTGAAGTAGACTTATGCCAATCCCCGGAAACAGCGCCAAAAATTTGACGAGGCCAATGCGTATAAGATTTTGCTACTCGTACTTTGTCAAATTttagtatagtttatgatatcgtcccacagagattggagaatctagctacaaacttatattattcttactactatttgagagaatcagattgatgaaattttgtttgttgaaagtttaaattgcttaagttgaaacaaaataactttcggaagatttatatttaaaaagagttgggaattattgaattcactcgatagcgtgataataataaaatcttagcttctacatgtatttctcttaggaataattgtttattgctaatacaattatattttgctcactaagaaataatcaattaataacaCTCCGCGAGGTTATGTAAATCAATTGATATATGACTCGTGacgattaaactgaaataattttCTTGCCTGAATTGTGCTAAAAGATAGCAAAAACTTCTTGCGATTACTTTTTACTAAAAATCAATAATGTTGCCGATATAATTCCTCATGGAAGTAAGCAAGATTACAGACTTGGAATGATAGCTTAAAAAGAATTACTCTCACTCTATTATTTTACCCAATAATTATCGTATATTAATTTTGCTtcgtgagaattacaaaattgacatacaactaactttggagaataaatagatagaagtgataataattaattaaaactaatattccatcacaatataaaaatataattagaAAGTTTCAGGTCAAGCATGTAGTAAAATTGAGATTAATATCATAACGCTATCGAgattcatcaactatcccaacaaaagagattactccattatggagtatttaaatctcacaaagaaagaaattttaaaatactatcaacactcttagaaaattcaaagactacaagataaaatgaaatagaTAAAGAGAGAAGTAAAGACCAAAGCTAGAGAAAAGTTTGCTAATTAGGCACGTATGATCTTCTTCCTTTCAACACAAACATCTTATTTATAGAAATCAAATCTCATAAGGTGTCAcgatgcctcgtgattcttttgCCATGATGCGTCGTACTTCTATTGCCATGATGCATGGTGCTTCTATTGCCATGATGCCTCGTGGTTCTTTTGCCATGATGCCTCGTGCTTCTCTtttattcctttattttctttatcatgatatttttatttcctgcaaaatactattagaaaatacagataattgacatattatatatatatatatatatatatatatatatatatatatattatttaaaataatttatttttagtatataatatatgaatattttatagtcatcaaCAACACATGGCTTGGACAAATAGCGACGGTAAGAGTTTTCTGGAAGCGTTTTGGTAAGAGTATCATCCAACTGGTCGGAACTAGGAATGAGCTTTAAGATAAGGTGCTTATCGTTAACCTGTTGGCAAACATAGTGGAAGTCAGCAACTATATGCTTCATGCGGCTGTGAAGAACGTTGTTCTAACATAAGTAGGTGACTCCAAGGTTGTCATAAAAAAATTGCAGGTGTTGAGGGGATATGGACTTGAAGTTCCTTGAGAGGATCTTTTACCCAACTGATCTCATCAACGACATTAGCAACGGTCTGGTACTATGCTTCAATAGACGAGCAGGCAATGATGCGTTGTTTTTTTATGACCAACTAACTAGAGTAAGGCTAAAAAAATTAATACAATATGTGGTGGAACTTCGATCAGTGAGATTGCCAGCCAAGTCAGCATCAGAAAATACAGAGAGATTAAGATTGGTGCTTGGAGCAATTCGAAGGCCTTAGTCAGCAGTGTTTTTGAGATATTTAATGAGGCGCTTAACAGCCTTCCAGTGAGATTCAGACGACGCATGCATAAATTGAGATAATTTGTTCATTGAGCAAGAAATAACAGGCCTAGTAAAAGACAAGTATTTCAGTTTGCCAATCAATTTCCTATTTAGTATCATTATGAGATAGAGTACCATAATTTAACAACAAACTTTGAGATGAACTCATGGGTGTGGAGACACCTTTGCAATTTTCCATCAGAAGATCACGGAGAAGGTCCGAAACATACTTCAATTGTGATAGAAAAAGGACTTTGGCGTCTCGATGAGCCTCAACCCCAAGAAAGTAGGATAAAGGACCCAGATAATTAAGGGAAAACGGGAAGCCAACAAAGAGATAACCTGATGAACTACTGATAAGTTGTTTCCTGTAAGAATGATGTCGTCTACCTAAACTAAAAGATACACAATACCATTAGAGTCATGGCGAACAAAGAGAGACGGATCCGAGTGAGACTTAATAAATCCCTTGTAAAAGAGATATGATGTCACCAAGTGCGAGACACTTGATTGAGACAATAAATGGCCTTACGCAAACAACAAACATGTAAGAGATGAGATGAATTTTCAATTCCATGTGGTTGTTTTATAAAGACCTCTTCTTCAAGCGTGCCTTGTAAAAAGGCATTATTGACGTCCAATTGATGCAAGACCCAATTGTGCTGAACTGCAAGGGAAAGAACAATACGAATGGTTGTAGGCTTGACAAGACTGAATGTGCAATGATAGTCAAGACCTGGATGCTGAGTAAACCCCTTAGCAACCAAACAAGCTTTGTACCTTCAACCGAACCATCAACCTTCTTTATGATCTTGTAAATCCACTTAGAATCAACAACATTCTTGTTAGAATCTTGAGAAACCAATTCTCACGTTTGATTCCGAACTAAAGCATCAAATTCAACATTCATAGCTGACCTCCACTCTCGGTGCTTTTGAGCTTGCTTAAATGTATGAGGTGTAACACTGTCAGGAAGTTGTACAAGGTAATAAAATGGTTTATTTGGATAAAAAATACTATTTTGTGATCGGGTCGTTGGAAGGGCTGGAGGAAATGGTGGGGGTGGAGCAGAAGGAGTATGTAGAGGTGATGAATTAGAAGGCAGGCTCGAGGGTTGTGCAGGAGAAACTGTACAAGCAGGTGGCAGGTTTTGGGTTTTGTTTCGGCGATGGTAGGTCATAAGGTTGGGCGTTAGATATTTGAAGGTATAAGAAATTGAGATTGTTGCAAAGAAGTAGGGGAAGGAGAAGACAGAGAAAGTGAATTACCTGAATTCGTGGAATGCGAATGATTCTGGCTAAATGAGATGGACTCACAAGTTTGGCCACTGGTACATACGTCTTGAATTGGTAAAGGAGAAGGAAATGTAGAAATATTAGGTGAAGTAGTTTGAATTTGAGAGTTGGTAGGAGTGTCATCGGCAATTTTCCACGTGCGAGTAGAAAACTTATCTTTTCTATGTAAAAAAATTGTTTGAAAGGataaatattttctaaaattttTACATCTCGTAAGCTATAAATTTTGGAATGAATAGGATCAAAATATTGACATAATGAACCTGCGAAAAACCCAAATAGACACATGGAGTTGATATAGGCTCGAGTTTATGTGTGGTGTAAGGATTAAGCCATGGGTAACATAGACAACCAAAGGTTGTAAGTCGCACTTAGGTATGACACCAAATAATTTTTCAAATGGTGATTTATGTTTTAGAAGCGGTGTGGGTAATCGATTGATTAAATAGTTTGCGTGTTGGCAGGCAAACGACCAAAAAGGGAAGGTAAGGATGCCTTATGTAAGCGTGTTTTGGCAATTTCAAAATTGATGCCTATGATGATGCTCGGCTATGGCCACTCTTTGTAAAATTCATTGTAATCTCGGAATTGTGAAGTGAGAAATTAGAATCTGAGAGAGATAGAAAGAGAACAGAGATGGAATATTTTGTGTAAAATCTAAAATGAGCATCCGAACATTCCAAAGTCGGATCTTCTCTATTATATACAGAAACAATTTGGGTCGAGTAGTTACAACTCAAGACCAATGTAAATGACATGAATATCCTACTCTATTAAAATTGGTCCTAACTATATAACTAAGTAAATAAATACAATTGGGCCCTAACAATATCTGCTAACATAACTGCTCGCCCTTTTAGTAGCCAACACCCCCACAAGTTGGAGGGTGGACGCACCTTCAACTTGGAGAGGAAACCATGACGGATAAACCAGTGAGGGGATTAGTTAATATCTCTGCCAACTGATTGGTACTACTGACCAGAAACAAGGCAATAAGACCATCAGAAAGCTTTCCCCGAACAAAATGACAATCAATCTCGATATGCTTAGTACGCCCATGGAACACATAATTACGAGCAATATTGTTATACTCCAAATTTTTGTACGTGGAAATataccataagtaaattgatataagtgAAATGTTACATCTCACATTTTCGTATGTTGAAGTTTCGTCATAAGCtaatcgacgtaagctcgggaatgagattatcttgagattatagtattatgttatttcaaacaagtgataagtaaattcgtgaaggtgagagggtaagcaaatcaaaataaatgagtttcgtcgaagtttgacattttgggataaaatatagtCTAAGCTATAATActccatatttatggactagtgtcatacaaggtactacattaCCATGATAGcaagatgtataaagtgtgttaaaaatgGGTAATATTATAagaaatttgagataattcttaattatgtgagtaattgattaattattggattAATGAGAGAATTAACAAGTTAACTAAGAGATTGATGGATAACTAATGAAGATTAATGGATAAGCTTAAGGTGCCAATATGGCAGCAAGGGAAATGGAATTCAAAAGCTAATTAGTGACTCTTTACTTACATTATTAGATGACACTTTTAGAGGGACTCTTGGATAAGCCATAAAGGAGTTTCAAATTCATAAAGATAGGGAATGGAAACGTTATTGCTTCAGCAACgaaagtgtaacgacccggccggtcatttcatgagttaccgctctatttctcccatttctacttcttattgctttgtcatttgtattatgtattatcgggttggttggctcgggttcagaaaggttgtggtaaggtttgagatacttagtctcttctgagtgagcttaagttggaaaagtcaaccagatgttgacttatgttaaaaggggctcggatgtgaattccgatggtttggatagcttcgggaggtgattttagacttaggagcgtgatcagaatgtgttttggaggcccggagtagatttaggcttgaattggcgaaattagaattttgacgttttccgattgataggtgtgattttgatataggggtcagaacgGAATTCGGGAAGTTGGAGAAGGTCCATTGTGTcaattgtgacgtgtgtgcaaaatttcaggtcattcagacgaagtttgatagattttttgatcgaaagtaaaatttgaaagtttttggaattcttaggcttgaatccgatgcaaatttggtgttttaatgttgttttgagcgtttcgaaggtgggaacaagtttgaatgaggttatgggatatgtt
This region includes:
- the LOC138876095 gene encoding uncharacterized protein, coding for MKREKLDNQFAKILEILKQIHINIPFTNALLQMPSYAKFLKEILSSKRKLEEVSVVTLTEKCSAILQNKLPQKLGDPSSFTIPCILGGVYFEKALCDSRASINLMSFSIFKKLDLGEIKHTSVSLQFADQSTKKPKGIIENVLVRVDKFVFPVDFIVLKMKEYLNEPIILGRPFLVTGRAIIDVHQGQLILRVDEERVIFDMQKILRYSRDETSSSCFSIDMISYLTDEFKDDQLIPDSMERCLIKSGTTQDDDPIIRKEAEILDKDSEEEEMKSEKVQ
- the LOC138876096 gene encoding uncharacterized protein; the protein is MTRSSIKELVNYNPEIERSLRLCRKGQALSSQSIACEGMENQEVENINPREVPPPVQIEDQFDEVAPRPANRILREYARPDRFNCESSVRKPPVAANNFEIRTGLIQTIQQSCIFTGEASEDPHSHLIDFLELVEIAKYNGVPPEAIKLRLFSFSLKGDAKTWLKPSSRNMIDAAAGGSVMGKTTEERLQLLNEISENVIQWPSEHIIIKKAATVNQVDALNTLTQQIISLSQKFEIFQYLFGSPMAQKHLGFQWSNPNGAENSQSFQKQQIQGPPGYQNPNHGQSNFRPYQQAGPYQQRPQQAHSSLDDLLYKYIKVTDEKMESQNSSLKNLEIQLSQLAALVSEKIQGPLPSNTEKNPKEHLKAITLRSGKELDEPYADQSEQHVNNGKNI